GGTTAATTTCAAGGTACACGGCAAGGGCAAGGATCTGTACGGCGATGGCTTTGCACTTTGGTATTCTCGGGATCGGTTACAAACTGGACCGGTGTTCGGCAGCAAGGACAATTTTATGGGACTCGCCATCATCCTGGACACGTACAGCAACCACAACGGTCCGCATAACCACCAGCACCCGTACATTAGCGCCATGGTGAATAATGGTAGCCTTTCGTACGATCATGATCGTGACGGGACCCACACACAGATAGCAGGTTGCGAGGCCAAATTCCGGAATGTGGAATTTGACACGCAGATCAACATCCGGTACGAGAACGATGTGCTGACCGTGTTTACCGATCTGGAAAACAAGGCCACGTGGAAAGAGTGCTTCCGAGTGGAGGGCGTTAAACTGCCGACCGGGTATTACTTCGGTGCATCGGCGACCACAGGAGACCTGTCCGATAATCACGATATCATATCGATCAAGTTCTTCGAACTAGAGGCTCCGTCACTACTGGCCGAGGACCGCCGTCAGATCGTACCGTCGGCAGCTACATTCGAAGCACCGCGCGAACACAAAGACGATCCCAAGCCTGGCATGTCGAACGTGAAAATATTCTTCCTTATTCTTCTCTCCATGCTGATAGTCGTTGTGTTGGTTGTGATAGGCATTATGTTCTATCAGAAACACCAGGAAAACGCTCGGAAGCGGTTCTACTAAGAGCGCACAGTTCAGCCAGGGAAACTAGCTTTGTCTCGTACGGTCGAATATCTCTCTCGAAGACCAACCGTGACCCAATCACACGTTTGAAGTGACGAATACGCAACATGTACCAAACAAATCAGAACATTTAGACAAATTGCTGTACGTAAGCGAGGGCAAGCAGTCGAGAGAAGGTGGTTGTTCATACAGATTGCAGTGAGATGGACCATGAGTTGGTAGATAAATGCTTACAcgaaaaacgaagaaaaacaaacataaccaTCACCGTTATTTTCTCCAGCACCACTTCTGCTCTTCATCACCATGACTGCAGAGAGAGGCCATTTCCTTTTGTTGTGAATCACATTTTTTTCACACCTTCATTTACGGAATTTGCTGTGAAAGTATGTCTCTAAGTAAATCCCGCTCAGGCTAGGGTAAATTTTCAATATTATGAACCATACAAATCCCCTTTGGGCAGAAAAGACGAAACGAGCATACGAAATCATCCAAATCGTACACCTTCTATGCTGGACGACACTGAGTGTGTGGATTTTTAAAGGACTGCAgtctttgtttttgtgttgtatgcATGAATTATAATTATGGATTTCCGGTTATTAATCTTAGCGTATATTCCTACTGAATCACAGTCTTGAAGGGGGCTTTATGGATAAGGAAATAAGTGGTAGGTTAACAATTGTCCAATAAAATCGAACGATGAACATACAAAGAGTGAACAACAATCCCTGGAGTTTGGACTTTTCAATTCAGTATATTGTGTACAATAGTTTTCATGTACGCAGTCAGTAAGATAAATGGAGCATATATTTCAAGAAGGTAAATCATAATTAAAGAAAATGGTTTTACAAGTTATAAAAATCGTTggacaagcacacacaaagaaaaagtcgcattttttttaaatcatcagGACAATCGGTACAACATTTTTCGCTGCAAACGGTGCTGCAACTCGCCGCGCCGTATCAGCGTGTGAATCACCTTCCGCACTGCTGCTTCCGAATATTTCTGGCGCGCAAAGTCCTGAATAATGCTCTGCTCCGACACCTGCGATCCAATGGCGAATCGACGCTTCAGCTGCTTCTCAATCCGGTTCAATATCTCCGTATCCTCTTCGCTGGTGAATCCTTCCGCACCGGCAAGCGAACCACTGCTGGCAGCGGTCATGGTCGACACGGCAAAGAGACGCAGCGCTTCGCTGACATGTGCCTCTGTTGCAAATGGTTGCAGCTGCATCTTGGCCAGTGATTCGGAGATACGAATAATGGCTTCCAATTGACGCACGGTGATCGGAATGGACAGACGTTTGTCTATTGCTTTTTCATGCTCGCCAACACCGGCACGCAGTCGCACGTACTGACTTTTAAGCTTCTCGGCCGCCGCCTCGTTCAGCCGTGGGCCGCAATGCGTGCGACAGTAGTGGATGTACTTCTTCAGCATTGCCAGCGGAATTTCACCCTCTTTTGGTTCGGCTGTCGCCTTCGATGCGTTCATGTGGACGCTCATGACGTGCTTGGCCAGCGTGATATCGCGTTGCTGATCGTGTTCGTCCTTCACAATGAAGATCATATCGAAACGGGACAGAATGGTCGGCATGAAATCGATATTTTCATCACCTTTCGTATCATCCCACCGGCCGAAGATGGAATTGGCTGCTGCCAGGACCGAGCATCGCGAGTTCAGTGTAGTCGTGATGCCAGCTTTTGCGATCGAGATTGTCTGCTGCTCCATCGCTTCGTGAATCGCGACTCGATCGTCTTCCTTCATCTTGTCAAACTCGTCGATACACACGACACCACCGTCCGCTAGTACCATGGCGCCACCCTCCATGATGAAGTTTCTGGTTGCCGGGTCACGGATTACTGATGCGGTCAGACCAGCCGCACTGGAGCCCTTGCCTGACGTGTACACTGCAATCGGTGCAACCTTTTCGACGAACTTCAACAGCTGCGATTTAGCCGTTCCTGGATCTCCCAGCAGGAGAATGTTAATGTCCCCACGACGCGTCAATCCGTCCGGCATTCGCTTGCGCGATCCGCCAAACAGCATGCACGTGATCGCTTTCTTAATATCCTGCGAGCCGAAAATGCTCGGAGCCAAACTGTCCGCCAACGTGTCGTAAATGTTCGGATTGGCAGCCAGCTTACGGAACATTGATTCCTCCTCGGACGTAATGTTGTTGAAGCGTGATATAGCACCCATCCCCTCCGTGTCGACCGTAATGCCCACCACTCGCATGTACGGAGCACGCACGCCTATAATTGCTTTATCCCGACCATCGCGCTTACCCTGGCGAGCGATCTTCCGGATCGAAAAGATGCCATGTATCAGCACTCGATTGCCAGGCACCACCCGCTCGCACAGGCTGCGATCGCAAAACAGCTGCATGTGGCGTGGGATTTCACCCTGCGGTATAAAATCGGGCAGTTCCTGCAGCTTCAACACCTGGAAATCGACACAGCGACATTTGTCCGGCATTATAAAGTAAGGATCAAGCGGACACTTCGGCCGTCCTGCCTGTTCCGTGTTACACTTTCTGGGCAGTTGATACCCTTCCAAGCCCGGATTAACAGGCAAATTCGGAATGACATTGTTACAGGTGCGGCACTGGATGGAAATACGGGTTGCTTTGGCTTTGATTCCGGAGGCCGCGATAATGATGCCAGCAACCTTCACCAGCTTCGACACGCAGTCTGACTTGAGGTCGCGGATGTTGGTCGGATTAGCACCGGAAACGAGCAACACCTGAATGTCGTGCACGACTTCCTCGCCTTCGGGTCTTGGGGAGGTAATCTCGTCGGCCACTTCCCGGGCAGCTTCCTCAAAAATTTGAAGATTCTCTGTCGGTTGTTTGTACAGTTTATCGGCCAGCGATTCATCGAATCCAGCCAGATCCTCGATCTCCACCTCCAGATAATAGCGTCCGAGAAGGTAGTTGCGTTTCAGCGTATCACTGTAGATGAAATTGCCAAGTTTGTTAGTTACCAAGAAGGGGtacgaaaatgaaacaattgaaCTATTTTCTACTCACCGATATTTGTAGGAAAAGTTAGCTTCACAGAATGTTCGGATGAACTCGCGATACTGCTTCTTCACCAGTTGCAGATTGATCTGGTTCGAGTTCTGCTGCTGGTCACCATCGAAGTTGTCCGAGAAGAAAACACCAACATCATCAAATCCATCCATTTTTTTACGATTGGGACGGTTTTAGgaataaattaaacacaaTTAAACAGCAACTTtgcgaaaacaaacacagcttGCAAGCGGAGTAACCAAATTTACAGCCTGTGCCAGATGAAGCCACACAATTTGCGCGCGCAATGTGTTGACAGTTGTGTACGTCAAAAGTTGTTTTCTCTGTCTAACTGTATTCCTTTCTCGTTCGTTTGGATCATGCAAACAATGGGAAAATCGACTACATCATTCGTCCACAATTTGAAAACACGAATGTATTTTGACCAGATGTACCGCAGTGCAAAAAGAACATAACAACAGTTCGGaaaaagccaaacaaacaCGCCGAAGCCACAGCAATATTATAAATCAACAATTTGTAACGCAGTACCCACACGTATTGTAAGTTTGTAAAGTTAGGTACTGTTTGTACTCTGCTAAAGAGACGTGAACGTCgtgaaacaaaccaaacaacagcGAACAAACTAAACGTTTGACCATCCCACAACAGCTGTTCCGGAGTGGGAACGTCCGGCGGTACATTTCCTGTTTCTCAACTAGTATTCTCAGCCAACAGCAATGGCCAGTTGGGCAAACCGTCCTCCCATCGAAAGTAACGGCGGTTCTTCGTCATCGCGCAAGAAATGGAACCTTGAAGGTGACTGTTTTGAGCGGCTTGATGATCTCATACCGTCCGGCTCTTACAATGGCCTTGAGCACCCGTTCTCATTTGCACTGGTTTCCTCGCATTTCAGATAAAAAGTCTCTTCGCAACTTAAAGTACCATTTCGCCGAAGATGGCTGCTCGGAAGTGCAGTTTGCGCTGGCTAAACAACTGCTGGAGGAAAACTCCGAAACCGATCCAGCTCACAACCACGCTCAAGGGGTGCACTGGTTGTTACGCGCCGCTCAGCAAGGACACGAAGCGTCAATCGAACTGCTCAAAGAATGCTACGAAAATGGCCGTGGCATTACCGAGGCGAACGAGGAAGACGTTCGCACTATCCTGGCCATGAGCCCGGGGGAGCGTTCTGCACGTCGGGCAGCGCAAGAACTCTTTGCGAGCCTCTCGAATGGCGAGGAATACGTGACGGCAGCACAACTTGAAAAGCGAATGCGAGAAATCTACAAGATGGACAAAAAGCGCCGACGCACCCAGCCGGATGGTGCCGAAGCAGAAGGAAGCATGGAACACAGCTTGGGAGGAGGTGTTGGATCCGATGGTGGACGATCGCCGGCTGGAGAATCATCTCTCGGTAGCCCAAACGCCGGCAGCCATCGGTTGCATCGTAGCCCGACCGTGAACCACATTTCCGAGGCGCATCTCTTAGCGGCCGCCGTCAATTATTCGAACGGACATCTTCCGGCCGTGAGTGATGCACTCATGTTGTCATCACCCGATCCTCACAGCCTGAATCACGTGCCGTGCTTTCATCGACCATTTTTCCACCCCTTCATGTTCTTCCAACTACTGTATCATCGGTTCGTGTCGCTCCTGTCCACGTTTCCCGGCTCGAGCGGTAGCAGCTGGATGCAGCTGTGTCTCGTTCTCATCACTTACTGGTACTTTGCTAGCGATAACCTTGTATCACTGCTGCCCGTTGGGGGATACTATTTGAGCCTCGCCATCATGGTATTGTGCAGCTTCCGGATGCTGAAATCCAAACACGAGTTCATCGATTTTCGAATGTGGTCTGGTTTGTTCTTGCGTTACGGTGACGAACATTTGAACACCAACGACTCGGAGAACCAGTATCTACGCAACAACCTGAAGCCCTATTTTTACTTCTTCACGGCGTTTTTCGTCAACATGGTCTTGCAGCCCAACATTAACGACCAATGGCTACCGTTTTCCGAGATAACGGTGCTCGCATTTGCGCTAACCTTTCTCACGATGTTCGCCTTCATTTACACGTCGGGCGATTCCTTCCCGGACTACCTGATCCTGTTCTCGTTCGGGCTGAACGTGCTCGCCAAATACCCGTACGAAATGGACGATGTCGTGACGACAGGTTGGCGCTTTCTGGATCTAAAAGTGCCTGGATTTTCCACGTTCGTTATCGGCAATGGAATTGAATTTTGTCTAAACTGCCGCGCGATGCTCTATCTCATGATTCCGGGCTTTCTTATGTACATAGCGCGACGTAACAACTGGCGTGGCATCTACCAGTACCTCATTCCGCACTGTGTGACTCTTGCATGGTTACAGATCTGCATCATAAGCTCGCAGTCGGCGACAATGTTCGGTTTGGTGCGTGGTGCTCTAGGATTATCCGGATTGTTGCTGTTTCTACCACTCTTTGGCATCGTTACACTGCTAATTCCCGTGTTTGCCGTCATCGAGTGGCTCTCGCTGTCGGATTCAACCGTCAGACTTTGGTCGTCGATTGGCGCTGCTGTGACGGCCGTTGCCATCTCGGGCTACATGGCGAGCTCACGGCGAACGGAACGATACGTCACCTTTCTGCAGATTGCAATCTGTGTCATTGGAACCATCTTCCTCACACTTCCCCACATGATGTCGAACTTTGAAACGATTGGAGTGAATGAAAATCGCCTATTCGAATCGACAACGTCTGACTCGCTCGATGACCCTCGCGAACCAACGAGTGGCGGCGATGCCCTGCCATCGACTCTGAGCTGGGATACGTACTATCAATTCTGCCACCAACCGGCGTGGGATACTGAGAATAAAGTGAAGACGCAACTTCGCTGTACCAATCTCGATGGCACACTTGTCCGTTGGGAAGGAACTGTAGTCGATATGGCAATCTCGAGTCGCCGCAATCTTCGGGCCCAACTAATCGAAGGATATCTGCCAAAGTTTTTGGCCGATCGCATCACCTGCATCTACGGTGAACCAATTGAACCGGACTGTGGCAACCTAAATGGATCGGTTGAGGGTGAAtgtgaaaatttaaaacatttcatgCAACGACAACGCACGTGCCATCTCAATAAATGGAATACGTAAGTATAATTTTATTGCTATATTTTGGTCAAGTCGCTAAATGGTAATTGTTCTCTTTCATCTTTTGCAGCTATGAGTACGAACTGAAGATACGAATGTCAACTGGACTGTTGACCAAACCCGTCGAAGTTGTTCTGAAAGCACAGCACGTGTTCGGAAACTTTACTCAAAGTCTCAACTATTCTGATCGCGTATGGTTCGTCGGCGTCTTGCGCGATTCGGCACAATCCGGGATCGCGTCATCCGGAAACACCGATCAGCCACATTGGGACACGATTAGTAGTGGATTTAACTTGAACATGGGAGGACAGGCCGGAAGTTTCGGTGTGCATTCGATGCGATTGGGACGCAAGAACCCGCTAGTCGAACTCCATTCCATCGGATGTCGACAGTGTCGTAATCCTGACCTCCCGACTGTTCATCTCACCGAAGGAATGAAGGTAAATGGACGTATGCGGGATCTACTGCGAGGGGTAAAGTATTTGTTGAACGTCATCTTCAACCCGCTGGTGATCTTTAAGTAACGCACTCCAGGCACTGTGTGGGACGTGTATTGTAATCGATGCTGGTCATACTCCGTACAACTCGCTAGTCGCTCTGTTGGCAGAAGTTCTCGTGCTGGGTCCACACTCTTGCCCTGGCAGAAgcaatttgttttcttctttgagAGTAGCATGATGTATCTTACATAAACGTCAGTAGTTGAAACTTTCTTACAAGAGAGCTAAGCtaacgatgacgatgactgtctgtttttttctttatgtttGCTGAATAATTTTACGCTAAtaacatttcaatttaaaatttcttGAATTTTGCAATAACATATAGTACGTAATGAACGATAATAAAATTTGTAGAAGTTGTTAAACTAAATGCCGAAAAGTAAAAGTTTTCATATTTCATTGTaacaaagaaagaagcaaataaGTTatctattttcgttttttgcttTAGTTCCCTTGTTCCGTTTGTCGTTACTAAATGAATATTGTCTAACCGCCACCGTTCCCAGGGCATTGGGGTAATGTATTGTTTGGGGCAATATTGTTATTTGCAAATAGTTACGCAATATGCGCATTACATTCACCTAATATTCCTTGTTGACTGTTTGACCTGGGGGAAGAAACTCATTCTGCGCAACACCACGATAATCGAAGAAAACAGTCAACATGATT
This is a stretch of genomic DNA from Anopheles merus strain MAF chromosome 2R, AmerM5.1, whole genome shotgun sequence. It encodes these proteins:
- the LOC121603422 gene encoding DNA replication licensing factor Mcm5, producing MDGFDDVGVFFSDNFDGDQQQNSNQINLQLVKKQYREFIRTFCEANFSYKYRDTLKRNYLLGRYYLEVEIEDLAGFDESLADKLYKQPTENLQIFEEAAREVADEITSPRPEGEEVVHDIQVLLVSGANPTNIRDLKSDCVSKLVKVAGIIIAASGIKAKATRISIQCRTCNNVIPNLPVNPGLEGYQLPRKCNTEQAGRPKCPLDPYFIMPDKCRCVDFQVLKLQELPDFIPQGEIPRHMQLFCDRSLCERVVPGNRVLIHGIFSIRKIARQGKRDGRDKAIIGVRAPYMRVVGITVDTEGMGAISRFNNITSEEESMFRKLAANPNIYDTLADSLAPSIFGSQDIKKAITCMLFGGSRKRMPDGLTRRGDINILLLGDPGTAKSQLLKFVEKVAPIAVYTSGKGSSAAGLTASVIRDPATRNFIMEGGAMVLADGGVVCIDEFDKMKEDDRVAIHEAMEQQTISIAKAGITTTLNSRCSVLAAANSIFGRWDDTKGDENIDFMPTILSRFDMIFIVKDEHDQQRDITLAKHVMSVHMNASKATAEPKEGEIPLAMLKKYIHYCRTHCGPRLNEAAAEKLKSQYVRLRAGVGEHEKAIDKRLSIPITVRQLEAIIRISESLAKMQLQPFATEAHVSEALRLFAVSTMTAASSGSLAGAEGFTSEEDTEILNRIEKQLKRRFAIGSQVSEQSIIQDFARQKYSEAAVRKVIHTLIRRGELQHRLQRKMLYRLS
- the LOC121603421 gene encoding wolframin → MASWANRPPIESNGGSSSSRKKWNLEDKKSLRNLKYHFAEDGCSEVQFALAKQLLEENSETDPAHNHAQGVHWLLRAAQQGHEASIELLKECYENGRGITEANEEDVRTILAMSPGERSARRAAQELFASLSNGEEYVTAAQLEKRMREIYKMDKKRRRTQPDGAEAEGSMEHSLGGGVGSDGGRSPAGESSLGSPNAGSHRLHRSPTVNHISEAHLLAAAVNYSNGHLPAVSDALMLSSPDPHSLNHVPCFHRPFFHPFMFFQLLYHRFVSLLSTFPGSSGSSWMQLCLVLITYWYFASDNLVSLLPVGGYYLSLAIMVLCSFRMLKSKHEFIDFRMWSGLFLRYGDEHLNTNDSENQYLRNNLKPYFYFFTAFFVNMVLQPNINDQWLPFSEITVLAFALTFLTMFAFIYTSGDSFPDYLILFSFGLNVLAKYPYEMDDVVTTGWRFLDLKVPGFSTFVIGNGIEFCLNCRAMLYLMIPGFLMYIARRNNWRGIYQYLIPHCVTLAWLQICIISSQSATMFGLVRGALGLSGLLLFLPLFGIVTLLIPVFAVIEWLSLSDSTVRLWSSIGAAVTAVAISGYMASSRRTERYVTFLQIAICVIGTIFLTLPHMMSNFETIGVNENRLFESTTSDSLDDPREPTSGGDALPSTLSWDTYYQFCHQPAWDTENKVKTQLRCTNLDGTLVRWEGTVVDMAISSRRNLRAQLIEGYLPKFLADRITCIYGEPIEPDCGNLNGSVEGECENLKHFMQRQRTCHLNKWNTYEYELKIRMSTGLLTKPVEVVLKAQHVFGNFTQSLNYSDRVWFVGVLRDSAQSGIASSGNTDQPHWDTISSGFNLNMGGQAGSFGVHSMRLGRKNPLVELHSIGCRQCRNPDLPTVHLTEGMKVNGRMRDLLRGVKYLLNVIFNPLVIFK
- the LOC121603423 gene encoding vesicular integral-membrane protein VIP36, which produces MQMFGIDSRKATTFPAYVVSGLLLLLFVRHSSQQSDYNDYMKREHSLFKPYQGSGMTIPYWDFIGTTFVTNSYVRLTPDLQSKNGAIWNHVPCTSINWELQVNFKVHGKGKDLYGDGFALWYSRDRLQTGPVFGSKDNFMGLAIILDTYSNHNGPHNHQHPYISAMVNNGSLSYDHDRDGTHTQIAGCEAKFRNVEFDTQINIRYENDVLTVFTDLENKATWKECFRVEGVKLPTGYYFGASATTGDLSDNHDIISIKFFELEAPSLLAEDRRQIVPSAATFEAPREHKDDPKPGMSNVKIFFLILLSMLIVVVLVVIGIMFYQKHQENARKRFY